A region of the Littorina saxatilis isolate snail1 linkage group LG12, US_GU_Lsax_2.0, whole genome shotgun sequence genome:
AGCCTGCATGGCCCCCGTCACCTTCAAAGGGGATTCCCGCCACGAAGAACCAAGGGACTCATCATTGGCGGATTGAGAGGCGAAAAAGGGGACCACGACGTTGTAGGTATGAAAGGATCAGGGTGTTAATGAACTACTGGAAGATATGACACTCTTAACCCCCCGCCCTCCCCCGTATCCTCCagcccccccccaacccccccccagccaccACCACAACCCGCTTCGCAGTCAATCCGCCAAGAGAAGAAAACGGAGAAGGGATCGTTCTGTGGGACGTCTCCTTTGAAcctttttatttctattttttataatcatattcctctttttttctcaatCAATTTTTAATGTATTGTGTCTCTTGCTTGTCCACTTAGAAAGCCAGTATGTCGAAGTTCTTGTacatggtttttttctgaattaaacgttccaataatttcaacttgttttgttttcggattcttatttttattattattattatggtgagcttataattatagcgcgaaccacaattaactgtgctctccgcgctttacatacttATTTCATTCTCTAATGCTCCCAGGAGATACCATCTGCAGGAAGATAGTAATCTTCTCTGACGCACTCTCTGTGCTGCAAGCACTCTCCAACCCCCAAAACCAGGACGTTAGTGAACTTGCAATTGCCCTCACTACATTGCAGCAATCCACGGAGAAGACAGTTATACAATGGATACCATCACACTGCAACATTCAAGGAAATGAGGAAGCTGGCaggctggcgaaagaaggagggAAGCTACCACAAGAGAACCAGCAAGTTACATTTGGTGAAGCAAAAAACATTGTAAAAGAGAAGCAACGGAAAAGGTGGCTGCAACAACACCCTCACTACAACCCTAGAGACAGTTATTATCAACTCTCCAGAAAAGACCAGGTCATCATTGTGCGCCTGAGAACCGGCCACTGCAGACTCAGGCAGCACATGTTCTCAAAATTCCACATTGGGGACACGCTGTGGCATCGCAGACATGACAGGGGaacacctcctccaacactgtCCAATCCACCAGAAACTACGAGCAGAAACATGGCCTGCGGACACACCAGTTCAGGAGAAGATCTTCGGCACCCTGCGGAGTCTTCGCTGTACTGCAAACTTCATCAGAAGTTCCGGagtccctgtctgagcgatcgagaagaagaattTCATTCATTTGTGAAATTTATAACTACAAAATGTGTTTTTGTTGGGATCATCTAAAACTGCAATGCAGTGTAAAGTAAGACAAgctattgtttatttcagtAACCCCAAGGGCAATCCTCTTTTGTACTAGATGTACTTTCTGTGTGGTGTCTGTACGCATGTCCTAAGCTGCACTGCATGTGTTTTTCCATATACATGTCCACTATTTGCAACGCAAGTCTATTTCTTTTTGTTGCCATCACCTGTACACGTGTCGTTCCGGCGTTTTTAAATACAATGTACCCGCATAAACAGGATACCCGCGCACAGGGAAGGAAAAACGAGTTCAAGGCAAAACTGCAAATCGTTTCACACTAAATGATCCGGATGGTGCAGTAGTGTAGTAAGATACCCGATATATATATGCGGGTGCACAAAAGGGATGGTCTCGCAAGGGGGTATCGATTGCTAATGGGGGTAATTTGTGTCTACCCGATACTCGACTCGGGTGGCAGTCGTGGTGTATAACACAGCTGTACaacagtacagagagagagagagagagagagagagagagagagagagagaaagagagagagaaagagagagagaggcacagagagagacacacacacacacagaaagagatagagagagagagagagagaaagagagagagaaagagagagagagagagagaaagagagagacacacacacagaaagagagagagagagtgagacagagagagagacccagagagagagagagacagagagagagagagagagagagagagagagagagagagagagagagagagagagagagagagagagagagagagagagagagagagagagagagagagagagagagagagagagaggataaaaCGTACGCgttcgcgcgtgtgtttgtgtgcgcttgcgtgcgtgcgtgcgtgcgtgcgtgcgtccgcgcgcgcgcgtttgtatgtgtgtgtgtgtgtgtgtgtgtgtgttaacatcCTGCAACACAGCTGTACAAGAAGCAATCTTTTGTAAATCTCGTTGTTGACAACTGTCAGGACATAGTGCATTAGCCCCTAATCTTTCTGCACGCAAATGCCACATTCTAAGCTCCCCGACCCCCAAAATTAGACTAAAAGCGACCGTAAGAATGACGACGGACTGCCACAGCATAAATTGACCACCCTTTAAACGCCAAAATAGAAAATTAGGGGAAGGGCCCATAATATGGACcgctttttgtttattgctgataactagcttgttttcttgcgaagaagtttcattttgtggttggtagtccttctctcttagtttaaccgttaggcctaattagagtgaaatagctttgatagaccttcagcaaaaattaaatacacaaaaaatcacaaatggtccatattaggagcctgggcgcccaatatggaccagtgaagcggccttcacgattcactgtaaaaagccccctatacttcaaaataacatgatacaacttagtgtgcaaatgagactaattcaaatatgctttagatttagctgtttcgggttgatgagagcattatttgaagcacaccaggaaactgaagaagctgatcaaaaacagagtgaaaataagtgaaattatcaacttccaaaaaaaaaaaaagaccatttgttatatttttttgaaatctcgagggctagttataggttattttcagcaagcttcttaacgAATTAatcaaaattgcctttagtttttattttcttcgatttgttgaaggtggtccatattaggggactcacacatactttgaggttttgctattattttttgtttgcagtagaaactcggggcacacactgttaaaatgtaacaaatactgtcttatctgtcatatatagccatttttgtgttatgaaagctttggctgtggacagaaacgagtccgttttaggcggcaaatttagagtgaacgctgccaaaagtgaaaaaaagcgaaaaagcccaacggttttcaggtttgtgtttctgcaactgttttgacatgtgcaacttatccagagagggtgaataaagcgaatgaaattgctttgagcgctctagcgccgttagtttgtcagaacaggaggtggtccatattaggagcctttcccatACATAGACCACACGTTACTTACCCCGTGACGAAAGCATGCGTGAGAATGACGACAAAATGCGTAAACGTATAAATTACACCCGCTGTCCAGAGTTAGTAGCATCAGTAGTGACCACACATTACTAATCCTGCATATTTAGCACCACGCAGCTATGAAAATAGACTGATTAAGTGTACAGTGCCAGTGGTAGTGCTAGTGGTTATCGGTACTTTTTTATGTGTTGACGTCAGCGATGTGTGCGCAGTTCAAAGGTTAGAGGTCAAAGTTTACGGATGCTTCCTTCGATCCGCTAACGAGCTGTGGTTGAATCGACGAAAATAACGAGCCCCAAAAGGTATGTAAAAACTGAGCGAACGCTTGTTTATTTACAGGATTATTTATAACTAGTATGTTCCTAAACCACTTAATGGTACAAATGTCAGTTTAATGTGTGATATAATCCTGGTTTGATGCTGTAATTTAAGCGTTGAACAGAGCAAGCtttttcacatttcaaacacacaaaaaatggccgCTTTTGAGTTGTGTTCAGTTTTTCGATTCACCCTTTTCGATTTCGATTTCGCTTACTGTCTGGAAGATGAGTTATGCAGTGAAAAGTTGCAAATGTTCCAATCCTCTCgctgtttatgttttgttttaagatcGATCTTCATGGATGCCAGGGACCAACTTGAGCTTGCGGCGTGGGACGAGGATGACGCAGAAGATGATTTTGTTGTCTTCGCACTTCTTGATCAGGTTAGCAAACAAGTCAAAGCTTAGGTCTAGCTTCTAAAGGCATTAAAGGTTCCGCTAAAATATAATTGTCAGGAACAGGCGTATATTTTGGTTATGGCCGGTGAGGTTACTTTGGATTGGTTATGGTTAGGTTTTAAATGTTGTTCATGTaaaaaattaaatgtttttttggttAGATTTCATTTTCATAGTCATTATAGTGATCTTGTCTGAATCaacagtgatactgatagtgatattGGGTAGATCTAACACTTACACCTAGATTTGGTTTCCGTGTGACTTTGTTACTTACATTTAATGGTTTATAAACATAGAGTTTTAACTATTTACTGTTCAAGAATCAAAATCAAATGGAAACTGATGACCAAATCTGCAGTCAGAGTTTTAGTTTCATCAAAGCAtgactattattattaagtccactctctgtcacagagtctgtgtcactgtcagtttgtgttcttgtgtcattttaatttgatagcaatacatgtactttcaaGAAGGATGTTACACTTACTGGTTCTATCAGACTTTTAAGCACAAGGCACCTTGGTTCTAGTTTTATTATTTCTAGGATCAAATTACTTCAGTACAAGGAAACTTCTGTGTTCTAAAACATACACAGTATTTATATCAGAATACTGTCAACTGGTGCTTTTTGAGATGCACAGTTGAAACTATTTATCCAACatgcttcaagttcaacctgTAAGGGTCATTTGTTATGCAGGGGCGAGTAAACAATCCGCTTGGCTAGTAAGAACAGGCTCGCAACTCACCTGGCTGGCCAattaaaattctggtcaaatgcaaccaaAAGGGTTTTAACGCTACTGCAGATCAATTGTGGGAACTGGTATGTATCGGGGCGGCGAAATTTCTGCCAggttagtgactttcttgaagttactcgcccagcTGGCGAGTTGATTGATTTGAGTAGcttcagcagaattttcaggcTAATTAATTGAATAAAGTGTACAAGTGATCCATGATTTCACTAAGTTTAACCTACATTTCAACAGCCAGAAAGAAGGGCCTATGAGGGTCAGTTCGCCCTTGATCACTTCACAGCCATCGAATGTGAGGACTTATTTCGCTTCAGCGCGGAAGAGATTCGGAGACTGTGCGCCCTTCTGGGAATGCAGAGGACTATGCAGGCGCCTAATGGAATGAACAATCAAGGAACCAAGGCCAGTGgtgaggatttattttttacCCTGGTTGCTGTGAAGTTGAGTTGTATTTCAGTCAGAATGATAGTTTAATGATCCTCCTCCATGATTTGATTCGCAAAGTCGTGAAGTTTGCATTTACTGTGAATATTCAGTGAGTTGTTTTTACTATTTCAGGTTTCGTAAAAGATTAAAGCGGAGCGTTGAGTTGGGGCATAATTTATTTTGGGATTGCTTAAAATCTAAAATTTGAACTATGTATTTTGAACTTGAATCACAAAATGTACCTGACTAACTTTAGCCCCTTTGGTCGACACAGTACTCTATTTAGACAATAGAGAAATAATAGTGAATTGGTTGTGCCACTTACTGACTTAGTCTGTGGAGTTGAgtgaaattatttttgaaatATGGTAACAGAATAAATAAAGATGCGTCGATACTGATAATTTATTCATATTAgtttaacaaaataaatgaatattttttttacaagttgaCGAAGTGGCCGCCATTGTTACATGAATCCAAGTTCAAGGGAAGTTACTTTTGATGTGCAAAGGActtatttgttttaactttttttatgataattgtttttattgattttgtcTTCGTGGTGTCCCCCCCCTTCAAAATAAaaatctttttattttgttcttgtcgggtaactgtttttgtgtgtgcagtataGCCAGTAACTGTGTCAAACCTGATAAATAGAAAATCAAACTGATGATAAGCATGTCGGGCTGGGTATTTTAAGGCGCGTGAGAAAACTTTTGCAGTGTTATTATTTTTGAACTTGAAGACTGTATGAGAATATGCCTCTCCACACACATtcgcatacacactcaccagGCTCATTTGAATTTATGATTTTTTTCAGGATTGGAGGTGCTCTGCATCTGTCTGCGGAGGTTGGCTTACCCATGTCGGTTTGCTGACCTTTCGCAGATGTTTCATCGTCCCAAGCCGgagttgtgtgtgctgttcaaggTAGGTATCGACTTCATCTATGATCAgttttctgacaaactaacaaaccTCAATCAGCCATGGCTGACAGTGCCCCAACTGGAACGGTACTGTGCAGCTATACATGCCAAGGGGGCTCCTCTGGAGTTTTGTTGGGGGATGGTTGATGGCACAATACGATCAATGTGTCGCCCCGGCCATTTGCAACAAGAAGTGTACAATGGCCATAAGAGGGTGCACTCTCTAAAGTTTCAGTGTGTCGTGACACCAAATGGCCTTGTGGCAAATGTTTTTGGGCCCTTGGTTGGTCGACGACATGACGCAGCTTTGCTGAATGGTAGTGGCATTCTTGAACACATGCAGCAGCACATGGTCACTCCAGCAGGAGATGAAATGTACCTGTATGGGGACCGAGCCTACCCCTTGACCCCTAACTTGATGAGGCCGTACCGTGGACAGATCACAGAAGAGCAACAGGCCTTCAACACAGAAATGAGCAGGGTGAGAAACTCTGTTGAATGGGAATTTTCAAAAATTGTTAGGCTGTGGGCATTTttggatttcaaaaaaaaatttgaagctGTTCTTGTCCCCTGTAGGGAAACTCTACCTGGTTGGAGTTTTGTTGTCCAACTGTCATACTTGCCTACATGGCAGTGAGACATCACAGTTCTTTGGACTGAATCCACCAACACTGGAGGAGTATCTCTACTAATTGTCTGTGTAGCTCTCAAGTAGAAGAAATGCTCATTGCATTGATCTTGTGTCACATGGTGTTTGGCATCCAAATGGCCAAGCATCTAAACAAATTGACCCTGTAGAAGGCTTTAAATTATTAACATGATTTCACTGCTTAGAGATGGCCAAATCTACTGCCCGGTCGCCTGGTGGGAGTTCAAAATATGGTGGATAACCCGGTTTGCAACTACAAgtatctggtcaaatgcaattggcggggacgtagctaagttggtagcgtgctggctttgtagccagttggtcgctatcagcgtgggttcgatccccacgttcggtaaaagatttatttctcggattcaactttgtgcagactctctttggtgtccgaacacccccgaaaaagatcccaagttcacagcaaaagtctcagggcttggaaaacacgaagacacgcttGCATGATCTTtcatctctgattatcatgatcgtatttcaatactttgacaagacaaacccaatgctggtgtgtcgaagaagacagccacagcgggcttgttcgaatcaaagtatcacaccatattttcagcgtattaccaacacctgtcccaatatagaccagttggtctaagaggacgttaaaccctaatagtcagtcaaatGCAAAAGCAACTTTTTCAGTGGTACTTTATTGAGTTAAATTTGGTTAAACCAAATAGATGCTGCACATTCAGACATTTCTGTCGTCTGTAAaattgacacacaaaaaaagaagcacCCAACTGGGGCGCGCTTTAAACGTTTCATACTGGCTGCGGCCTGTTTCTTATTTCGCTACTGATTCCAAACAAGCATATGTCTATTATCAAGTGAACCTGCGTAAAAAATAAAGCCAGGTAAGAACCCAGCTGACCTCCATTTATTGATCATTTGTAAAATTGTATGCTCTTGTCACTTGTGTATAAATACATATCTGATGGTCACTCATACTGACACTGAACataatttgtttgtgtggtatATACCGGCTTTTGACATATCAAGTAGgacagtgactttcttgaagtaacTGCTAGTGCTACTTTGCTTCATCAGCCTGTACAGCTGTACTTGCTTTCGCAAATTACTTTAGTACATGCTATTCTTCATTATGCATTAGTAGGTGTGCACATGGATCTCTGACATGGGTAGTGCTGTGTTGTAATTTGTAGTTTGCAGGCAGAGGGTCTTCTTGTCTGCTCATACCTCGGTACCAAGCGGCCACTAAACAACCATCATCACCAGCCAGGCAGTCACATGGGACTCTCCACTCTTCACTGAAAATCTTGTTCTTCTACCATAACTTTTTCAAAGACACTGAACTGTCAAATATTTGGGCTGTGTGGATTTGCCTCAGGACCTGTCCTTACAAAAGatccaatcttcttcttctacattcatgggctgaaactcccacgtacactcacatATTTTGCTTGAGTGTATTTTTAACGTGTATAACTATTTTtacctgccatttaggcagttcTAGTGCCATTACATTCCTAAATAACCACATATTAATAACTGGATCTGTCCATGAATTGAAATGAGTTTGTGTACTATTTGctgtatgattatttgacttTGGAAGTGAAACAAATGGAAAATCAAATTATAGTCATATGAAGTTAGAATTGGTTATCTACATATATGTGCGTATAAGGTGTTATAAATAATTTATAATTAATATTACTTGAAGTTAAAGGGATTATTTTGAGTAACAGAACATACAtttgagatttgttaaaatattgCCCTTTGCATGGCAAAGCTTGAAGAAATAGTAATTAAATTCAACGTTTGAAATTGTATTACAGAGTGAGAGTTCAGTCCaaagtgtgtatacatgtctaTGTGATTGTACAATTATAATGCTTGTTTTTATGTTGAAACAACTCACTCTAGATCTGATTTAATTGTTGTCAGTAAATTCTCTCTCTAACTTAGCTTTAGTGCAAGTCAATTTATTGGAATAATTATGATTAATGATAAATGTACAGAAACTAAATTTATTGCAGACATAACACTAAAACTGATGCATGCATCTCAGATTTGGAAATCAGAGAATTTTATGGTAAAAGGGAGGCAATCaatcaagaaagaagaataacagacTACTCAGACTTGGCTTAAGGTGTATAAAGTGAGATGTATTTCTGATCCTGGTCATTGCTAGGTGTTTGCCATGGAGTCTGGCTTATAAAAATTCAGGAAGAGAATAATGTTTGGATAAGTGAAGGAAAAGTAATCAAAGATCACCATATCAAGTCGGGCTTTGCTTGCGGTCGCTCTGGTACTGAGGTCAAGCAGTGCGGCCGGCTAACAGGTAGTTTAGGGTCGCTTGTTGTCTTGTCACCATTGGcataaaaaagaagaatggGTTTTCCGTGTGACCTTGTGCTTAATTAAAATATATGAAACTGTAGATGTTGCGGAACTTTAGACTTCATACATGCCTAATATTACTGAATGTAGGAGGATAATGCCAACCTTGTTTTCCTTGCGTTTTTTGAATAATTCATCTCTaatcacacaaactcacacataaaatttgaacaagatttgaaaacaaaagtgaacTTAGCAATCGACATTTTTACTGAATCAAAACATAACACACAACAgagtaacaaaaaaacaaaaacaaaatacagttGGGAGT
Encoded here:
- the LOC138982004 gene encoding uncharacterized protein isoform X2 translates to MDARDQLELAAWDEDDAEDDFVVFALLDQPERRAYEGQFALDHFTAIECEDLFRFSAEEIRRLCALLGMQRTMQAPNGMNNQGTKASVCRQRVFLSAHTSVPSGH
- the LOC138982004 gene encoding uncharacterized protein isoform X1, with protein sequence MDARDQLELAAWDEDDAEDDFVVFALLDQPERRAYEGQFALDHFTAIECEDLFRFSAEEIRRLCALLGMQRTMQAPNGMNNQGTKASGLEVLCICLRRLAYPCRFADLSQMFHRPKPELCVLFKVGIDFIYDQFSDKLTNLNQPWLTVPQLERYCAAIHAKGAPLEFCWGMVDGTIRSMCRPGHLQQEVYNGHKRVHSLKFQCVVTPNGLVANVFGPLVGRRHDAALLNGSGILEHMQQHMVTPAGDEMYLYGDRAYPLTPNLMRPYRGQITEEQQAFNTEMSRVRNSVEWEFSKIVRLWAFLDFKKKFEAVLVPCRETLPGWSFVVQLSYLPTWQ